From uncultured Roseateles sp., the proteins below share one genomic window:
- the pdxA gene encoding 4-hydroxythreonine-4-phosphate dehydrogenase PdxA → MNKPLLISMGDACGIGPEIIAMAFARGLAVDCRVVGDVGVLRRAVHQLGLSLPLARLEAVDEEPPPGCLPVWQPEGLPAGLADLAPGQIRAEAGAAAATCITQAVQQIFAGRAAALITAPIHKEALHAAGVPFPGHTEMLQALAAQGGALPPVRMMLANPELRTVLVSIHVSLRQAIDMVTFERVLETLRIAHRTAAAWGQTAPRIAVAGLNPHAGEGGLFGDEELTVIAPAIAAARAEGINASGPYAPDTVFMRARNAPGHPGEFDLVVAMTHDHGLIPVKYLGVEQGVNVTLGLPLVRTSPDHGTAFDIAGKGVSDPSSLVAAIEMARRLLS, encoded by the coding sequence ATGAACAAACCGCTGCTGATCAGCATGGGCGATGCCTGCGGCATAGGCCCGGAAATCATTGCCATGGCCTTTGCCCGTGGCCTGGCGGTCGACTGCCGCGTGGTGGGCGATGTTGGCGTGCTTCGCCGCGCCGTGCACCAACTGGGCCTGAGCCTGCCGCTGGCAAGGCTGGAGGCCGTGGACGAGGAGCCACCGCCCGGCTGCCTGCCGGTCTGGCAGCCCGAAGGCCTGCCCGCTGGTCTGGCCGACTTGGCCCCGGGCCAGATCAGGGCCGAGGCCGGCGCTGCGGCGGCCACCTGCATCACCCAGGCAGTGCAACAGATCTTTGCGGGCCGGGCAGCAGCCCTGATCACCGCGCCCATCCACAAGGAGGCCCTGCACGCGGCCGGCGTGCCATTTCCAGGCCACACCGAGATGCTGCAGGCGCTGGCGGCCCAGGGCGGCGCACTGCCGCCGGTGCGGATGATGCTGGCCAATCCGGAGCTGCGCACGGTGCTGGTGAGCATCCATGTGTCGCTGCGCCAGGCGATCGACATGGTGACTTTCGAACGCGTGCTGGAGACGCTGCGCATTGCCCATCGCACCGCCGCCGCCTGGGGCCAGACCGCGCCCCGCATCGCCGTGGCCGGACTCAACCCCCATGCCGGCGAGGGCGGCCTGTTCGGCGACGAGGAATTGACCGTCATCGCACCGGCGATCGCCGCGGCGCGCGCCGAGGGCATCAATGCCAGCGGCCCCTACGCCCCCGACACCGTGTTCATGCGTGCCCGTAATGCCCCCGGGCATCCGGGCGAGTTCGATCTGGTGGTGGCGATGACCCACGACCACGGCCTGATCCCGGTCAAATACCTGGGCGTGGAGCAGGGCGTCAATGTGACCCTGGGCCTGCCGCTGGTGCGCACCAGCCCGGACCATGGCACGGCCTTCGATATTGCGGGCAAGGGGGTGTCCGATCCGTCCAGCCTGGTGGCGGCGATCGAGATGGCCCGCAGGCTGCTAAGTTAA
- a CDS encoding DUF1631 family protein: MNQPDPKLNPHLEAALQRIRTAADQAAERSAEGMGVAALSATQTKRRDALLAAQFLFRRQVAVFSQQFTQTLREQVLKEMAPREPAPFNATPKKVELSLMDDEAVEDLVTGDRVGLAIGHQSEWELREVDAYIGGLVVTGATPPERNPLRPEVVGRALLAAVRAVTEEQDARQILIDELARALSLEMRGCYADIVDVFRTRGVRAQDMRVRGNENRGRGDFSRSQSGDAGASMHGDMPGGGSGHGGGYGGQGGGGGYGGGQRGGGGGGGGFNSGYGGGGQGGGRSFGQVDAEVMSLLRRLSFMPSDMMAFEGGGGGMGGDAGMSSGNYGAYDMQTHDSESGVRALMAPNLIRAHRDELRQAATQPLDHMVIDVVGSLFDQILSDPKVPPQMARLVARLQLPVLRVALGDVTFFSSRRHPVRRFVNRIASLACAFDDFEDEAGRQFLAEVRELVQDVAEGDFDRMDLYESKLDALEGFIGRQNEAAVRAQGDAPAMLARKEVDLRLQQRYLHQLQAALAPVTLPEFLRQFLAQVWSQAVILAARRSGDGSEQTQRMRTLGRDLVMSVQPKGSSSQRQAFLAQLPKLMKTLNEGLDLIGWPESSRKAFFGELLPAHADSLKGQALTALDQNMLIKQLDTIFLAPLPREEDLDRSGPASLPQDLDVDQTFSSAEASQVGLVEEAKVDWQGEVDIDLSADAPLQPADISLDGLPAAEPMEAMSGASLMDNLQLGFAYQMHTDGKWLKVRLAHISPGRSFFLFTHGAKHQQTLTMTARMLKRLCETDRLRAFENAYLLERATARARKQLAALTANSKH; the protein is encoded by the coding sequence ATGAACCAGCCCGATCCCAAACTGAACCCCCATCTCGAGGCCGCCTTGCAGCGCATTCGCACGGCAGCCGACCAGGCGGCCGAACGCAGCGCCGAAGGCATGGGCGTGGCTGCGCTGTCGGCCACGCAGACCAAGCGGCGCGATGCGCTGCTGGCGGCGCAGTTCTTGTTTCGGCGCCAGGTGGCGGTGTTCAGCCAGCAATTCACCCAGACCCTGCGCGAGCAGGTGCTCAAGGAAATGGCCCCGCGCGAGCCGGCGCCTTTCAACGCCACGCCGAAGAAGGTCGAGCTGTCACTGATGGACGACGAGGCGGTCGAGGATCTGGTCACCGGTGACCGCGTCGGCCTGGCCATCGGCCACCAGAGCGAATGGGAGTTGCGCGAGGTGGACGCCTATATCGGCGGACTGGTCGTCACCGGCGCCACGCCACCCGAACGCAATCCGCTGCGCCCCGAAGTCGTGGGCCGCGCCCTGCTGGCCGCCGTACGCGCAGTGACCGAGGAGCAGGACGCCCGGCAGATCCTGATTGATGAATTGGCCCGTGCGCTGTCGCTGGAAATGCGCGGCTGCTATGCCGACATCGTCGATGTGTTCCGCACCCGGGGCGTGCGCGCCCAGGACATGCGCGTGCGCGGCAACGAGAACCGCGGCCGTGGCGACTTCTCCCGCAGCCAGAGCGGTGACGCCGGTGCCTCGATGCACGGCGACATGCCGGGCGGCGGCAGTGGTCACGGTGGCGGCTACGGCGGCCAAGGGGGCGGTGGTGGCTACGGCGGCGGCCAACGCGGTGGTGGCGGCGGTGGCGGCGGCTTCAACAGTGGCTACGGCGGCGGTGGCCAGGGCGGAGGCCGCAGTTTCGGCCAGGTCGATGCCGAGGTCATGTCGCTGCTGCGCCGGCTCTCCTTCATGCCCAGCGACATGATGGCCTTCGAGGGCGGTGGCGGTGGCATGGGCGGCGACGCCGGCATGAGCTCAGGCAACTACGGTGCCTACGACATGCAGACGCATGACAGCGAGTCCGGTGTGCGCGCGCTGATGGCGCCCAACCTGATACGCGCCCACCGCGACGAGTTGCGCCAGGCGGCGACTCAGCCGCTAGATCACATGGTGATCGACGTCGTCGGCAGCCTGTTCGACCAGATCTTGTCAGACCCCAAGGTGCCGCCACAGATGGCCCGCCTGGTCGCCCGGCTGCAGCTGCCGGTCTTGCGCGTGGCCCTGGGCGACGTGACCTTCTTCTCCTCGCGCCGCCACCCGGTGCGGCGCTTCGTCAACCGCATCGCCTCGCTGGCGTGCGCCTTCGATGACTTCGAGGACGAAGCGGGCCGCCAGTTCCTGGCCGAGGTGCGAGAGTTGGTGCAGGACGTGGCCGAGGGCGACTTCGACCGCATGGACCTGTACGAGTCCAAGCTCGATGCGCTAGAAGGCTTCATCGGCCGGCAGAACGAGGCCGCGGTGCGAGCCCAGGGCGACGCGCCGGCGATGCTGGCGCGCAAGGAAGTCGATCTGCGGCTGCAGCAGCGCTATCTGCACCAGTTGCAGGCGGCGTTGGCCCCGGTCACCCTGCCCGAGTTTCTGCGCCAGTTCCTGGCTCAGGTCTGGAGCCAGGCCGTGATTCTGGCTGCCCGCCGCAGCGGCGACGGCTCGGAGCAGACCCAGCGCATGCGCACCCTGGGCCGCGACCTGGTGATGAGCGTGCAGCCCAAGGGCAGCTCCAGCCAGCGCCAGGCCTTCCTGGCCCAGCTGCCCAAGCTGATGAAGACGCTCAACGAGGGGCTGGACCTGATCGGCTGGCCCGAGTCCTCGCGCAAGGCCTTCTTCGGCGAGCTGCTGCCGGCACACGCCGACTCGCTCAAGGGTCAGGCCTTGACGGCGCTGGACCAGAACATGCTGATCAAGCAGCTGGACACCATCTTCCTGGCGCCCCTGCCACGCGAGGAGGATCTGGACCGCAGCGGCCCGGCCTCGCTGCCGCAGGACCTGGACGTCGATCAGACCTTCTCGTCGGCTGAGGCCAGCCAGGTCGGCCTGGTCGAGGAGGCCAAGGTCGATTGGCAGGGCGAGGTGGACATCGACCTGTCGGCCGACGCGCCGCTGCAGCCCGCCGATATCAGCCTCGATGGCCTGCCTGCTGCCGAGCCCATGGAGGCCATGTCAGGCGCGTCGCTGATGGACAATCTGCAGCTGGGCTTTGCCTATCAGATGCACACCGACGGCAAATGGCTGAAGGTGCGGCTGGCCCATATCAGCCCGGGCCGCAGCTTCTTCCTGTTCACCCATGGCGCCAAGCACCAGCAGACGCTGACGATGACCGCCCGCATGCTCAAGCGCCTTTGCGAGACCGACCGCCTGCGCGCGTTCGAGAACGCCTATCTGCTGGAACGTGCCACGGCCCGCGCGCGCAAGCAATTGGCGGCATTGACCGCCAATAGCAAGCATTAA
- a CDS encoding DUF885 domain-containing protein, whose product MKPRQLMSALGLSLCLAGLLSAAPAMATPSTAKAPKADAAATRQLHALFAQAWEDGAKRSPEWATFRGDHRYDDRLSDRSPEAIAANQAAQREWLKRARAIKRSHLSELDQVSYDLFVHGIEEDLALNRFEGYRTLSLGALWGFQSGLSGLMRQSPSATEEDLRNILARYAAFPKRVDQEIARLRLGMSQGWVTSRPVLERALAQLDTQLVPDTMRSPMAEPFTRIGADVPEAKAQALRDEAAKAMKEQIYPAMQKLGRFVREEYLPKAPDDGAFARYPEGKAVYAALVRQNTTTALTPEQVHQLGLQQVERLRKEMEAIKTEVGFTGTLAQFIDQLNQDPKQYFADGEALLAGFREIAKRIDPELPKLFAELPRAPYGVRAMPDYMGAGAAENYSSPGDDGRTPGWFNANALAFKNRPKYSLETLVAHETVPGHHLQIARARELGALPDFRRQGGYTVYSEGWALYAETLGSELGLYKDPYSRFGHLQAQIFRAARLVVDSGIHALGWQRQQAIDYMVELTGQRPVFISAEVDRYYSMPGQALAYMVGQLKFTELRTRAAKALGERFDVRQFHMVLLDQGALPLDVVEQRVDSWIAAQLKRPKT is encoded by the coding sequence ATGAAACCACGTCAACTGATGTCCGCGCTGGGCCTGAGCCTTTGTCTGGCCGGTTTGTTGAGCGCAGCCCCGGCAATGGCAACGCCTTCCACCGCCAAAGCGCCGAAAGCGGACGCCGCCGCCACCCGACAACTCCACGCGCTGTTCGCCCAGGCCTGGGAGGATGGCGCCAAGCGCTCGCCCGAATGGGCAACCTTTCGCGGTGATCATCGCTACGACGACCGCCTCAGCGACCGCAGTCCCGAGGCCATAGCCGCCAATCAGGCGGCGCAGCGCGAGTGGCTCAAGCGGGCGCGGGCCATCAAGCGCAGCCACCTGTCCGAGCTGGACCAGGTGTCCTACGATCTGTTCGTGCACGGCATCGAGGAGGACCTGGCGCTGAACCGGTTCGAAGGCTATCGCACCTTGAGCCTGGGGGCGCTGTGGGGCTTCCAGTCCGGGCTGTCCGGCCTGATGCGACAAAGCCCCAGCGCCACCGAGGAAGACCTGCGCAACATCCTGGCCCGCTATGCGGCCTTTCCGAAGCGCGTCGATCAGGAGATTGCCCGGCTGCGGCTGGGCATGAGCCAGGGTTGGGTCACCTCGCGCCCGGTGCTGGAACGCGCGCTAGCCCAGTTGGACACCCAGCTGGTGCCCGACACGATGCGCAGCCCCATGGCCGAGCCCTTCACCCGCATCGGCGCCGACGTGCCCGAGGCCAAAGCCCAGGCGCTGCGCGACGAGGCCGCCAAGGCCATGAAGGAGCAGATCTATCCGGCGATGCAGAAGCTGGGCCGCTTTGTGCGCGAGGAGTACCTGCCCAAGGCGCCCGACGATGGCGCGTTCGCCCGCTACCCCGAGGGCAAGGCCGTCTACGCTGCACTGGTGAGGCAGAACACCACCACGGCACTGACGCCCGAGCAGGTGCACCAGTTGGGCCTTCAGCAGGTCGAGCGCCTGCGCAAGGAGATGGAGGCGATCAAGACCGAGGTCGGCTTCACCGGCACCCTAGCCCAGTTCATCGACCAGTTGAACCAGGACCCGAAGCAGTACTTCGCCGATGGCGAAGCCCTGCTGGCCGGCTTCCGTGAAATCGCCAAGCGCATCGATCCCGAACTGCCCAAGCTCTTTGCCGAACTGCCGCGGGCGCCCTACGGCGTGCGCGCAATGCCCGACTACATGGGCGCCGGTGCGGCCGAAAACTACAGCAGCCCCGGCGACGACGGCCGCACGCCAGGCTGGTTCAATGCCAATGCACTGGCCTTCAAGAACCGCCCCAAGTACTCGTTGGAGACGCTGGTGGCGCACGAGACGGTGCCCGGCCACCACCTGCAGATTGCCCGTGCCCGCGAGCTGGGCGCCCTGCCAGACTTCCGCCGCCAGGGCGGTTACACGGTCTATTCGGAGGGCTGGGCGCTGTATGCCGAGACACTGGGCAGCGAGCTGGGCCTGTACAAGGACCCCTACAGCCGTTTCGGCCATCTTCAGGCGCAGATCTTCCGTGCCGCCAGGCTGGTGGTGGACAGTGGCATCCATGCCCTGGGCTGGCAGCGCCAACAGGCGATCGACTACATGGTGGAGCTGACCGGCCAGCGCCCGGTCTTCATCAGTGCCGAGGTGGACCGCTACTACTCGATGCCCGGCCAGGCGCTGGCCTATATGGTCGGCCAGCTCAAGTTCACCGAACTGCGCACACGCGCGGCGAAGGCGCTGGGCGAGCGTTTCGATGTGCGCCAATTCCACATGGTGCTGCTGGACCAGGGCGCCCTTCCACTGGACGTCGTGGAGCAGCGGGTGGACAGCTGGATTGCCGCACAGCTCAAGCGGCCCAAGACCTGA
- the petA gene encoding ubiquinol-cytochrome c reductase iron-sulfur subunit: protein MSDQQVDHGKRTWLIATGCAGAVGGVATAVPFVSTFQPSERARAAGAAVEVDISAIKPGEKLTVEWRGKPVWIVRRTPEQVAALTKNDAELADPKSDRTAFPTPDYAKNEARSIKPEYFIAVGICSHLGCSPSDKFQAGPQPSLPDSWNGGFLCPCHGSTFDLAGRVFKNKPAPDNLEVPPHMYLSDTKILIGEDKKA from the coding sequence ATGAGTGACCAGCAAGTGGACCACGGCAAACGCACATGGCTCATCGCCACGGGCTGCGCCGGTGCCGTTGGCGGCGTAGCCACCGCCGTGCCTTTCGTTAGCACCTTCCAGCCCTCGGAGCGCGCCCGCGCCGCCGGTGCCGCTGTCGAGGTGGATATTTCCGCCATCAAACCGGGTGAAAAGCTCACGGTCGAGTGGCGTGGCAAGCCTGTCTGGATCGTGCGCCGCACGCCCGAGCAGGTTGCCGCCCTGACCAAGAATGACGCCGAACTGGCCGACCCGAAGTCAGATCGCACCGCGTTTCCGACGCCTGACTACGCCAAGAATGAGGCCCGCTCCATCAAGCCGGAGTACTTCATTGCCGTGGGCATCTGTTCGCATCTGGGTTGTTCGCCCAGCGACAAGTTCCAGGCCGGCCCGCAGCCCTCGCTGCCGGACAGCTGGAATGGCGGTTTCCTCTGCCCCTGCCACGGATCGACCTTCGATCTGGCCGGTCGGGTGTTCAAGAACAAGCCGGCCCCCGACAACCTCGAGGTGCCGCCCCACATGTATCTGTCGGACACCAAGATCTTGATCGGTGAAGACAAGAAGGCGTGA
- a CDS encoding glutathione S-transferase N-terminal domain-containing protein: MMVLYSGTTCPYSHRCRFVLFEKGMDFEIRDVDLFAKPEDIALMNPYNEVPILVERDLILYESHIINEYIDERFPHPQLMPGDPVARARVRLFLLNFEKELFAHVNVLESRGIKGNEKQLEKARAQIRDRLTQLAPIFLKNKYMLGDDFSMLDVAIAPLLWRLDYYGIDMSKNAAPLLKYAERIFSRPAYIEALTPSEKVMRK; encoded by the coding sequence ATGATGGTGCTTTACTCCGGAACGACCTGCCCTTACTCGCACCGTTGCCGATTTGTTCTGTTCGAAAAAGGCATGGACTTCGAGATCCGTGATGTGGATCTGTTCGCCAAGCCCGAAGACATCGCGCTGATGAACCCGTACAACGAGGTGCCCATCCTGGTGGAGCGCGACCTCATCCTGTACGAGTCGCACATCATCAATGAGTACATCGATGAGCGCTTCCCGCATCCGCAGCTGATGCCCGGCGATCCGGTGGCCCGTGCGCGTGTGCGCCTGTTCCTGCTGAATTTCGAGAAGGAGCTGTTCGCCCACGTGAACGTGCTCGAATCTCGCGGCATCAAGGGCAATGAGAAGCAGCTGGAAAAGGCCCGCGCCCAGATTCGCGACCGCCTGACCCAGCTCGCGCCCATCTTCCTGAAGAACAAGTACATGCTCGGGGACGACTTCTCGATGCTGGACGTGGCCATTGCACCGCTGCTGTGGCGTCTGGACTACTACGGCATCGACATGTCGAAGAACGCCGCGCCGCTGCTGAAGTACGCCGAGCGCATCTTCTCGCGCCCGGCCTACATCGAGGCGCTGACGCCGTCCGAAAAGGTCATGCGCAAGTAA
- the mscL gene encoding large conductance mechanosensitive channel protein MscL, with the protein MGIASEFREFAIKGNVVDLAVGVIIGGAFGKIVDSVVKDLIMPLVGKVIGGLDFSNYFVMLSAAPADFKGPMTYEALTKAGVPLFAYGNFITVAINFIILAFIIFMMVKQINRIKREEPAAPPAPPPATPEDIVLLREIRDSLKR; encoded by the coding sequence ATGGGAATCGCATCGGAGTTCAGAGAATTCGCCATCAAAGGCAATGTGGTCGATCTCGCCGTGGGCGTGATCATCGGCGGCGCCTTCGGCAAGATCGTCGATTCGGTGGTCAAGGATCTGATCATGCCCCTGGTCGGCAAGGTCATCGGCGGCCTGGACTTTTCCAACTATTTCGTCATGCTATCTGCCGCCCCGGCCGACTTCAAAGGCCCGATGACCTACGAGGCCCTGACCAAGGCCGGCGTACCGCTGTTCGCCTATGGCAACTTCATCACTGTGGCGATCAACTTCATCATCCTGGCTTTCATCATCTTCATGATGGTCAAGCAGATCAACCGCATCAAGCGCGAAGAGCCTGCAGCCCCACCGGCGCCCCCTCCGGCCACGCCGGAGGACATCGTGCTGCTGCGCGAGATCCGCGACTCGCTGAAGCGCTGA
- a CDS encoding ClpXP protease specificity-enhancing factor: protein MDSSNDNTKGQQGTSTRPYLIRALHDWCTDNGFTPYLAVQVGRNVQVPMEYVNNNEIVLNVGFEATSGLKLGNEFVEFKARFGGVSREICVPVEFVLAIYARENGQGMAFPAPQADAGEPGPAPALASVPDAEAPAEGSGSRPPTPLRGLRLAGADSAKSEAEPAAAATPAAEPNPDGDGPAPAGPGRPALKRVK, encoded by the coding sequence ATGGACAGCAGTAACGACAACACCAAGGGCCAGCAAGGCACGTCCACCCGGCCGTACCTGATCAGGGCCCTGCACGACTGGTGCACCGACAACGGCTTCACCCCCTACCTCGCGGTACAGGTGGGCCGCAATGTGCAAGTGCCCATGGAGTACGTCAACAACAACGAGATCGTGCTGAACGTCGGCTTCGAGGCCACCAGCGGCTTGAAGCTGGGCAATGAATTCGTCGAATTCAAGGCCCGCTTTGGCGGCGTGTCGCGCGAGATCTGCGTGCCGGTCGAGTTTGTGCTGGCCATCTATGCCCGTGAGAACGGGCAGGGAATGGCCTTCCCGGCGCCACAGGCCGATGCCGGTGAGCCCGGGCCAGCCCCGGCGCTGGCCTCGGTGCCCGACGCAGAGGCTCCGGCCGAAGGTTCGGGCAGCCGGCCGCCAACGCCATTGCGCGGTCTGCGCCTGGCGGGGGCCGATTCTGCAAAAAGCGAGGCAGAACCCGCTGCCGCAGCCACACCGGCGGCTGAGCCTAACCCCGATGGCGACGGCCCGGCACCCGCCGGCCCTGGCCGGCCGGCGCTGAAACGCGTCAAATAA
- a CDS encoding cytochrome c1: MKKLIATLLTSFLLGAGMVSGAQASGDGIEWDKFPKEKLADTAALQNGAKLFVNYCLNCHSAAYMRYNRLRDIGLTELQIKANLMFATEKVGDTMKVSLDPKNAKEWFGGLPPDLTVIARSRADGAKGSGADYLYTYLRSYYRDETKATGWNNRAFPSVGMPHVLWELQGQRAAKFEEEADPHEHGKMVHVFKGYEQLTPGTLSTLQYDNAVADLVAYLQWMGEPAQEQRFRLGVWVLLFLSVFTVIAWRLNAAFWKDIK, translated from the coding sequence ATGAAAAAACTCATCGCAACGCTGCTGACCTCCTTCCTCCTCGGGGCAGGCATGGTCTCGGGTGCGCAGGCATCCGGAGACGGCATCGAGTGGGACAAGTTCCCCAAGGAAAAGCTGGCCGACACGGCGGCGCTGCAAAACGGTGCCAAGCTGTTCGTCAACTACTGCCTGAACTGCCACTCGGCGGCCTATATGCGCTACAACCGTCTGCGCGACATCGGTCTGACCGAACTGCAGATCAAGGCCAATCTGATGTTCGCCACCGAGAAGGTCGGCGACACGATGAAGGTGTCGCTGGATCCGAAAAACGCCAAGGAATGGTTCGGTGGCCTGCCTCCCGACCTGACCGTGATCGCACGCTCGCGTGCCGATGGCGCCAAGGGCTCGGGTGCTGACTATCTGTACACCTATCTGCGCAGCTACTACCGCGACGAGACCAAGGCCACCGGCTGGAACAACCGTGCCTTCCCCAGCGTGGGCATGCCCCACGTGCTGTGGGAGCTGCAGGGCCAGCGGGCCGCCAAGTTCGAAGAGGAAGCTGATCCGCATGAACACGGCAAGATGGTTCATGTGTTCAAGGGTTACGAACAGCTGACTCCTGGCACGCTGAGCACCTTGCAATATGACAATGCGGTCGCAGATCTGGTGGCATACCTGCAGTGGATGGGCGAGCCGGCGCAAGAGCAGCGCTTCCGTCTGGGCGTGTGGGTGCTGCTGTTCCTGTCGGTGTTCACCGTGATTGCCTGGCGCTTGAACGCAGCGTTCTGGAAAGACATCAAATAA
- a CDS encoding cytochrome bc complex cytochrome b subunit yields the protein MAEFKEAPAGAPLGEQLLTWVDNRFPASKLYKEHMSEYYAPKNFNFWYIFGSLALLVLVIQIVTGIFLVMHYKPDAALAFASVEYIMRDVPWGWLIRYMHSTGASAFFVVVYLHMFRGLIYGSYRKPRELVWIFGCGIFLCLMAEAFMGYLLPWGQMSYWGAQVIVNLFAAVPFVGPDLALLIRGDYVVSDATLNRFFSFHVIAVPLVLLGLVVAHIIALHEVGSNNPDGVEIKGPNAPKDAQGHPLDGIPFHPYYSVHDIFAVSMFLMVFTAIIFFAPELGGYFLEYNNFIPADPLKTPAHIAPVWYFTPFYSMLRATTDDLVTVLCVITGLSAVLAFLKGRFPGAAKVGILVAAAVLIALLKMFDAKFWGVVVMGAAVIILFFLPWLDRSPVKSIRYRPDWHKYLYAVFVVFFFVLGYLGIKPPSAIGTFIAQVGTLFYFGFFLLMPFWSQIGKSKPVPERVTFHAH from the coding sequence ATGGCTGAATTCAAAGAAGCGCCCGCTGGCGCGCCCCTGGGCGAACAGCTGCTGACCTGGGTTGACAACCGCTTCCCGGCGAGCAAGCTCTACAAAGAGCATATGTCGGAGTACTACGCTCCGAAGAACTTCAACTTCTGGTACATCTTCGGCTCGCTGGCCCTGCTGGTGCTGGTGATACAGATCGTCACCGGCATCTTCCTGGTGATGCACTACAAGCCGGACGCTGCCCTGGCGTTCGCCTCGGTCGAGTACATCATGCGTGATGTGCCCTGGGGCTGGCTGATTCGCTACATGCACTCGACGGGCGCTTCGGCCTTCTTCGTGGTCGTGTATCTGCACATGTTCCGTGGCCTGATCTACGGCTCGTACCGCAAGCCGCGCGAGCTGGTCTGGATCTTCGGTTGCGGCATCTTCCTGTGCCTGATGGCGGAGGCCTTCATGGGCTACCTGCTGCCCTGGGGCCAGATGTCGTACTGGGGCGCTCAGGTGATCGTGAACCTGTTTGCCGCCGTGCCCTTCGTCGGCCCGGACCTGGCCCTGCTGATACGTGGTGACTACGTCGTCAGCGATGCCACCCTGAACCGCTTCTTCAGCTTCCACGTCATTGCCGTGCCGCTGGTGTTGCTGGGCCTGGTGGTGGCGCACATCATTGCGCTGCACGAGGTGGGTTCCAACAACCCGGACGGCGTCGAGATCAAGGGTCCGAACGCTCCGAAGGATGCCCAAGGCCATCCGCTGGACGGCATTCCCTTCCATCCTTACTACTCGGTGCATGACATCTTCGCGGTGTCGATGTTCCTGATGGTGTTCACGGCCATCATCTTCTTTGCGCCGGAGCTGGGTGGCTACTTCCTGGAGTACAACAACTTCATCCCGGCCGATCCGCTGAAGACGCCGGCCCACATCGCCCCGGTCTGGTACTTCACGCCGTTCTACTCGATGCTGCGCGCCACCACCGACGATCTGGTCACCGTGCTGTGCGTGATCACCGGTCTGAGCGCCGTGCTGGCCTTCCTGAAGGGCCGCTTCCCTGGCGCCGCCAAGGTCGGCATCCTGGTTGCTGCTGCGGTGCTGATTGCGCTGCTGAAGATGTTCGACGCCAAGTTCTGGGGCGTGGTGGTGATGGGCGCTGCCGTCATCATCCTGTTCTTCCTGCCCTGGCTGGATCGCAGCCCGGTCAAGTCGATCCGCTACCGTCCGGACTGGCACAAGTACCTGTACGCCGTTTTCGTGGTGTTCTTCTTCGTGCTCGGCTATCTGGGCATCAAGCCGCCGTCGGCCATCGGTACCTTCATCGCGCAAGTGGGCACCCTGTTCTATTTCGGCTTCTTCCTGCTGATGCCGTTCTGGAGCCAGATCGGCAAGTCCAAGCCCGTGCCCGAGCGTGTGACCTTCCACGCTCACTGA